Proteins encoded in a region of the Pseudopipra pipra isolate bDixPip1 chromosome 18, bDixPip1.hap1, whole genome shotgun sequence genome:
- the SMTN gene encoding smoothelin isoform X2, which yields MSQESLLGMDEGALRKLLEATLDLAERRRIRSAIRELQRQELERDEEALASKRFRPERGSHRQDDKENWPRSQHLEEEQQAALAALSQELETITSVEELTKLLRAAGEYEERKVIRAAIRKLRAEEIEAATLAGNVQSSRRDGNEPRTVPGDAKSIQRDNAETPALTGSGESLGEGSTKPLGTTRRGESSRQDDAELPALAELEESGQQPPAQEPKVSADHEREDMVEQEHVPARMQELCSQQAGDPQKPSVQEVVSGTLVLLELQPAPEPNPEPEDGVQELEQGQPQRQQQAAWKAGSLDSPASAAEPSRRQSPRGEQPPLGQPGAASQLHVGVRCQALGPDGRQGRPPVAPVPTQDLVGTPARLNTHQWEQVPSSLCPAGPTAPRSAGPPPPSAAGSVRERAQRFGPAGAGGAGGRAGTGAGAAQWQRGPRTAPPAPAQNARGSGGAEQRPAPRPTGRRLDAMKTFFTIEIKDGRVQPLAPRITAAPSSQRAEVTLGLRSTPIRITTIPSSVSSICNISSVSSNVTKDPCTHFEGTEEPSGPVAHPPTFSSTRQQSALHLSRTNSSMDPEVVEQPQVLRLEPELPNGMEKVQVREVERRSKLNVEELSRIEDEDVLDKMLDRTTDFEERRLIRNAMRELRQRKRDQREKERDQRLQEARSQATAGRAGHATETTTTQSTQSADGSARSTVTKTERLVQSSDGTKTSRTTTMESSYVKRSDSGNSTFVQTKSSYSSSSKKTGSVFDREDESASRQSSLAALERRQAEKKKELMKAQSLPKTSTSQARKAMMEKLQKEGGSSPNPAASQTSVQRSSSFGVPNANSIKQMLLDWCRAKTRGYEHVDIQNFSSSWSDGMAFCALVHNFFPDAFDYSKLTPQNRRHNFEVAFSSAEKHADCPQLLDVEDMVRMREPDWKCVYTYIQEFYRCLVQKGLVKTKKS from the exons ATGTCCCAGGAGAGTCTCCTCGGGATGGACGAGGGAGCGCTGCGGAAGCTG CTCGAGGCCACGCTGGACCTGGCTGAGCGGCGCCGCATCCGTTCGGCCATCCGGGAGCTGCAGCGGCAGGAGCTGGAGCGGGACGAGGAGGCGCTGGCATCCAAGCGCTTCCGCCCAGAGCGCGGCAGCCACAGACAGGACGACAAGGAGAACTGGCCACG GTCTCAGCAcctggaggaggagcagcaggcagcCCTGGCCGCCTTGTCCCAGGAGCTCGAAACAATCACCAGCGTGGAGGAGCTGACAAAACTG CTGCGGGCAGCGGGTGAGTATGAGGAGCGCAAGGTGATCCGAGCTGCCATCCGTAAGCTGCGGGCTGAGGAGATCGAAG CCGCGACACTGGCTGGGAATGTGCAGAGCAGCCGGAGGGATGGCAACGAGCCCCGCACTGTGCCTGGGGATGCGAAAAGTATCCAGAGGGACAATGCTGAAACACCAGCCCTTACTGGGAGTGGGGAAAGCCTTGGTGAGGGCAGCACCAAGCCCCTGGGCACAAccaggagaggggagagcagCCGTCAGGACGATGCAGAACTGCCGGCACTGGCTGAGCTAGAGGAGAGTGGgcagcagccccctgcccagGAGCCCAAAGTTTCGGCG gaCCATGAGCGAGAGGACATGGTGGAGCAGGAGCATGTCCCAGCCAGGatgcaggagctgtgcagccagcaGGCAGGAGACCCCCAGAAACCCAGTGTCCAGG AAGTGGTGTCGGGGACCCTTGTGCTTCTGGAGCTGCAGCCGGCCCCAGAGCCCAATCCAGAGCCTGAGGATGGTgttcaggagctggagcagggccagccccagaGGCAGCAACAGGCAGCCTGGAAGGCAGGGAGCCTGGACAGCccagccagtgctgcagagcccagcaggagGCAAAGCCCTAGAGGGGAGCAGCCACCCCTGGGCCAGCCTGGTGCTGCCAGCCAG ctccatgTTGGGGTGcgctgccaggcactggggccAGATGGGAGACAGGGGAGGCCACCAGTGG CGCCAGTGCCCACCCAGGATCTAGTAGGGACCCCAGCTCGCCTGAACACTCACCAGTGGGAGCAGGTGCCCTCCTCCTTGTGCCCAGCTGGCCCCACAG CGCCACGCTCCGCCGGACCCCCGCCGCCCTCCGCCGCCGGCTCGGTGCGGGAGCGCGCGCAGCGGTTTgggccggcgggggcgggcggcgcgggggggcgggccgggaccggggccggggccgcccaATGGCAGCGGgggccccgcacggccccgccggCGCCCGCTCAAAACGcgcggggcagcggcggcgcaGAGCAGCGCCCGGCTCCGCGCCCCACCGGCCGCCGCCTCGACGCCATGAAGACCTTCTTCACCATCGAGATCAAGGATGGGCGTGTGCAGCCCCTCGCGCCCCGCATCACGGCCGCCCCCAGCAGCCAGCGGGCAG AGGTGACCCTGGGGCTGCGGAGCACCCCCATCCGCATCACCACCATCCCCAGCAGTGTCAGCAGTATCTGCAACATCAGCAGTGTCAGCAGCAATGTCACCAAG GACCCTTGCACCCACTTTGAGGGCACCGAGGAGCCCAGCGGCCCTGTGGCCCATCCACCCACTTTCTCCAGCACGCGCCAACAATCGGCCCTGCACCTCTCCCGGACCAACAGCAGC ATGGATCCGGAGGTggtggagcagccccaggttCTGAGGCTGGAGCCAGAGCTGCCCAACGGCATGGAGAAGGTGCAAGTGAGGGAGGTAGAGAGAAGGAGCAAGCTGAATGTCGAGGAGCTGAGCAGGATTGAGGATGAGGATGTTCTGGATAAGATG ctggatCGGACAACAGACTTTGAGGAGCGACGGCTGATCCGAAATGCCATGCGGGAGCTGCGCCAGCGCAAGCGAG ACCAGCGGGAGAAGGAGCGAGACCAGCGGCTGCAGGAGGCTAGGAGCCAGGCTACGGCAGGAAGGGCTGGCCACGCCACCGAGACCACCACCACGCAGAGCACTCAGTCAGCTGACGGCTCAGCGCGCAGCACCGTCACCAAGACTGAGCGTCTCGTCCAGTCTA GTGATGGCACCAAGACCTCCCGTACCACAACCATGGAGTCGAGTTATGTGAAGAGATCGGACA gtGGCAACAGCACATTTGTTCAAACCAAATCATCCTACAGCTCCTCGTCCAAGAAGACCGGCAG CGTCTTCGACCGTGAAGATGAGAGTGCttccaggcagagcagcctggctgCACTGGAGCGGCGTCAGGCAGAGAAGAAGAAGGAGCTAATGAAGGCTCAGAGCCTGCCCAAGACCTCAACCTCACAGGCACGCAAGGCCATGatggagaagctgcagaaggaAGGCGGGAG CTCACCAAACCCTGCAGCATCACAGACCAGTGTGCAGCGCTCCTCCAGCTTTGGCGTGCCCAATGCCAACAGTATCAAGCAGATGTTGCTGGACTGGTGCAGAGCCAAGACCCGGGGCTACGAG CATGTAGACATCCAGAACTTCTCATCCAGCTGGAGTGATGGCATGGCCTTCTGTGCCTTGGTCCACAACTTCTTCCCTGATGCGTTTGACTACAGTAAGCTGACACCCCAGAACCGCCGCCACAACTTTGAGGTggccttctcttctgcaga GAAGCACGCGGACTGTCCACAGTTGCTGGACGTGGAGGACATGGTCCGGATGCGCGAGCCAGATTGGAAGTGTGTGTACACATACATTCAGGAATTCTATCGCTGCCTGGTCCAGAAGGGGCTGGTAAAAACCAAAAAGTCGTAG
- the SMTN gene encoding smoothelin isoform X1: protein MSQESLLGMDEGALRKLLEATLDLAERRRIRSAIRELQRQELERDEEALASKRFRPERGSHRQDDKENWPRSQHLEEEQQAALAALSQELETITSVEELTKLLRAAGEYEERKVIRAAIRKLRAEEIEAATLAGNVQSSRRDGNEPRTVPGDAKSIQRDNAETPALTGSGESLGEGSTKPLGTTRRGESSRQDDAELPALAELEESGQQPPAQEPKVSADHEREDMVEQEHVPARMQELCSQQAGDPQKPSVQEVVSGTLVLLELQPAPEPNPEPEDGVQELEQGQPQRQQQAAWKAGSLDSPASAAEPSRRQSPRGEQPPLGQPGAASQLHVGVRCQALGPDGRQGRPPVAPVPTQDLVGTPARLNTHQWEQVPSSLCPAGPTAPRSAGPPPPSAAGSVRERAQRFGPAGAGGAGGRAGTGAGAAQWQRGPRTAPPAPAQNARGSGGAEQRPAPRPTGRRLDAMKTFFTIEIKDGRVQPLAPRITAAPSSQRAEVTLGLRSTPIRITTIPSSVSSICNISSVSSNVTKDPCTHFEGTEEPSGPVAHPPTFSSTRQQSALHLSRTNSSMDPEVVEQPQVLRLEPELPNGMEKVQVREVERRSKLNVEELSRIEDEDVLDKMLDRTTDFEERRLIRNAMRELRQRKRDQREKERDQRLQEARSQATAGRAGHATETTTTQSTQSADGSARSTVTKTERLVQSSDGTKTSRTTTMESSYVKRSDSGNSTFVQTKSSYSSSSKKTGSVFDREDESASRQSSLAALERRQAEKKKELMKAQSLPKTSTSQARKAMMEKLQKEGGSSPNPAASQTSVQRSSSFGVPNANSIKQMLLDWCRAKTRGYEHVDIQNFSSSWSDGMAFCALVHNFFPDAFDYSKLTPQNRRHNFEVAFSSAETLVDCVPLVEVEDMMIMGKKPDAKCVFTYVQSLYNHLRRHELRMRQKEC from the exons ATGTCCCAGGAGAGTCTCCTCGGGATGGACGAGGGAGCGCTGCGGAAGCTG CTCGAGGCCACGCTGGACCTGGCTGAGCGGCGCCGCATCCGTTCGGCCATCCGGGAGCTGCAGCGGCAGGAGCTGGAGCGGGACGAGGAGGCGCTGGCATCCAAGCGCTTCCGCCCAGAGCGCGGCAGCCACAGACAGGACGACAAGGAGAACTGGCCACG GTCTCAGCAcctggaggaggagcagcaggcagcCCTGGCCGCCTTGTCCCAGGAGCTCGAAACAATCACCAGCGTGGAGGAGCTGACAAAACTG CTGCGGGCAGCGGGTGAGTATGAGGAGCGCAAGGTGATCCGAGCTGCCATCCGTAAGCTGCGGGCTGAGGAGATCGAAG CCGCGACACTGGCTGGGAATGTGCAGAGCAGCCGGAGGGATGGCAACGAGCCCCGCACTGTGCCTGGGGATGCGAAAAGTATCCAGAGGGACAATGCTGAAACACCAGCCCTTACTGGGAGTGGGGAAAGCCTTGGTGAGGGCAGCACCAAGCCCCTGGGCACAAccaggagaggggagagcagCCGTCAGGACGATGCAGAACTGCCGGCACTGGCTGAGCTAGAGGAGAGTGGgcagcagccccctgcccagGAGCCCAAAGTTTCGGCG gaCCATGAGCGAGAGGACATGGTGGAGCAGGAGCATGTCCCAGCCAGGatgcaggagctgtgcagccagcaGGCAGGAGACCCCCAGAAACCCAGTGTCCAGG AAGTGGTGTCGGGGACCCTTGTGCTTCTGGAGCTGCAGCCGGCCCCAGAGCCCAATCCAGAGCCTGAGGATGGTgttcaggagctggagcagggccagccccagaGGCAGCAACAGGCAGCCTGGAAGGCAGGGAGCCTGGACAGCccagccagtgctgcagagcccagcaggagGCAAAGCCCTAGAGGGGAGCAGCCACCCCTGGGCCAGCCTGGTGCTGCCAGCCAG ctccatgTTGGGGTGcgctgccaggcactggggccAGATGGGAGACAGGGGAGGCCACCAGTGG CGCCAGTGCCCACCCAGGATCTAGTAGGGACCCCAGCTCGCCTGAACACTCACCAGTGGGAGCAGGTGCCCTCCTCCTTGTGCCCAGCTGGCCCCACAG CGCCACGCTCCGCCGGACCCCCGCCGCCCTCCGCCGCCGGCTCGGTGCGGGAGCGCGCGCAGCGGTTTgggccggcgggggcgggcggcgcgggggggcgggccgggaccggggccggggccgcccaATGGCAGCGGgggccccgcacggccccgccggCGCCCGCTCAAAACGcgcggggcagcggcggcgcaGAGCAGCGCCCGGCTCCGCGCCCCACCGGCCGCCGCCTCGACGCCATGAAGACCTTCTTCACCATCGAGATCAAGGATGGGCGTGTGCAGCCCCTCGCGCCCCGCATCACGGCCGCCCCCAGCAGCCAGCGGGCAG AGGTGACCCTGGGGCTGCGGAGCACCCCCATCCGCATCACCACCATCCCCAGCAGTGTCAGCAGTATCTGCAACATCAGCAGTGTCAGCAGCAATGTCACCAAG GACCCTTGCACCCACTTTGAGGGCACCGAGGAGCCCAGCGGCCCTGTGGCCCATCCACCCACTTTCTCCAGCACGCGCCAACAATCGGCCCTGCACCTCTCCCGGACCAACAGCAGC ATGGATCCGGAGGTggtggagcagccccaggttCTGAGGCTGGAGCCAGAGCTGCCCAACGGCATGGAGAAGGTGCAAGTGAGGGAGGTAGAGAGAAGGAGCAAGCTGAATGTCGAGGAGCTGAGCAGGATTGAGGATGAGGATGTTCTGGATAAGATG ctggatCGGACAACAGACTTTGAGGAGCGACGGCTGATCCGAAATGCCATGCGGGAGCTGCGCCAGCGCAAGCGAG ACCAGCGGGAGAAGGAGCGAGACCAGCGGCTGCAGGAGGCTAGGAGCCAGGCTACGGCAGGAAGGGCTGGCCACGCCACCGAGACCACCACCACGCAGAGCACTCAGTCAGCTGACGGCTCAGCGCGCAGCACCGTCACCAAGACTGAGCGTCTCGTCCAGTCTA GTGATGGCACCAAGACCTCCCGTACCACAACCATGGAGTCGAGTTATGTGAAGAGATCGGACA gtGGCAACAGCACATTTGTTCAAACCAAATCATCCTACAGCTCCTCGTCCAAGAAGACCGGCAG CGTCTTCGACCGTGAAGATGAGAGTGCttccaggcagagcagcctggctgCACTGGAGCGGCGTCAGGCAGAGAAGAAGAAGGAGCTAATGAAGGCTCAGAGCCTGCCCAAGACCTCAACCTCACAGGCACGCAAGGCCATGatggagaagctgcagaaggaAGGCGGGAG CTCACCAAACCCTGCAGCATCACAGACCAGTGTGCAGCGCTCCTCCAGCTTTGGCGTGCCCAATGCCAACAGTATCAAGCAGATGTTGCTGGACTGGTGCAGAGCCAAGACCCGGGGCTACGAG CATGTAGACATCCAGAACTTCTCATCCAGCTGGAGTGATGGCATGGCCTTCTGTGCCTTGGTCCACAACTTCTTCCCTGATGCGTTTGACTACAGTAAGCTGACACCCCAGAACCGCCGCCACAACTTTGAGGTggccttctcttctgcaga GACGCTGGTGGACTGCGTGCCGCTGGTGGAGGTCGAAGACATGATGATCATGGGGAAGAAGCCAGACGCCAAGTGCGTCTTCACCTACGTGCAGTCCCTCTACAACCACCTGCGTCGCCACGAGTTGCGCATGCGGCAGAAAGAGTGCTAG
- the SMTN gene encoding smoothelin isoform X3, which produces MSQESLLGMDEGALRKLLEATLDLAERRRIRSAIRELQRQELERDEEALASKRFRPERGSHRQDDKENWPRSQHLEEEQQAALAALSQELETITSVEELTKLLRAAGEYEERKVIRAAIRKLRAEEIEAATLAGNVQSSRRDGNEPRTVPGDAKSIQRDNAETPALTGSGESLGEGSTKPLGTTRRGESSRQDDAELPALAELEESGQQPPAQEPKVSADHEREDMVEQEHVPARMQELCSQQAGDPQKPSVQEVVSGTLVLLELQPAPEPNPEPEDGVQELEQGQPQRQQQAAWKAGSLDSPASAAEPSRRQSPRGEQPPLGQPGAASQLHVGVRCQALGPDGRQGRPPVAPVPTQDLVGTPARLNTHQWEQVPSSLCPAGPTAPRSAGPPPPSAAGSVRERAQRFGPAGAGGAGGRAGTGAGAAQWQRGPRTAPPAPAQNARGSGGAEQRPAPRPTGRRLDAMKTFFTIEIKDGRVQPLAPRITAAPSSQRAEVTLGLRSTPIRITTIPSSVSSICNISSVSSNVTKMDPEVVEQPQVLRLEPELPNGMEKVQVREVERRSKLNVEELSRIEDEDVLDKMLDRTTDFEERRLIRNAMRELRQRKRDQREKERDQRLQEARSQATAGRAGHATETTTTQSTQSADGSARSTVTKTERLVQSSDGTKTSRTTTMESSYVKRSDSGNSTFVQTKSSYSSSSKKTGSVFDREDESASRQSSLAALERRQAEKKKELMKAQSLPKTSTSQARKAMMEKLQKEGGSSPNPAASQTSVQRSSSFGVPNANSIKQMLLDWCRAKTRGYEHVDIQNFSSSWSDGMAFCALVHNFFPDAFDYSKLTPQNRRHNFEVAFSSAETLVDCVPLVEVEDMMIMGKKPDAKCVFTYVQSLYNHLRRHELRMRQKEC; this is translated from the exons ATGTCCCAGGAGAGTCTCCTCGGGATGGACGAGGGAGCGCTGCGGAAGCTG CTCGAGGCCACGCTGGACCTGGCTGAGCGGCGCCGCATCCGTTCGGCCATCCGGGAGCTGCAGCGGCAGGAGCTGGAGCGGGACGAGGAGGCGCTGGCATCCAAGCGCTTCCGCCCAGAGCGCGGCAGCCACAGACAGGACGACAAGGAGAACTGGCCACG GTCTCAGCAcctggaggaggagcagcaggcagcCCTGGCCGCCTTGTCCCAGGAGCTCGAAACAATCACCAGCGTGGAGGAGCTGACAAAACTG CTGCGGGCAGCGGGTGAGTATGAGGAGCGCAAGGTGATCCGAGCTGCCATCCGTAAGCTGCGGGCTGAGGAGATCGAAG CCGCGACACTGGCTGGGAATGTGCAGAGCAGCCGGAGGGATGGCAACGAGCCCCGCACTGTGCCTGGGGATGCGAAAAGTATCCAGAGGGACAATGCTGAAACACCAGCCCTTACTGGGAGTGGGGAAAGCCTTGGTGAGGGCAGCACCAAGCCCCTGGGCACAAccaggagaggggagagcagCCGTCAGGACGATGCAGAACTGCCGGCACTGGCTGAGCTAGAGGAGAGTGGgcagcagccccctgcccagGAGCCCAAAGTTTCGGCG gaCCATGAGCGAGAGGACATGGTGGAGCAGGAGCATGTCCCAGCCAGGatgcaggagctgtgcagccagcaGGCAGGAGACCCCCAGAAACCCAGTGTCCAGG AAGTGGTGTCGGGGACCCTTGTGCTTCTGGAGCTGCAGCCGGCCCCAGAGCCCAATCCAGAGCCTGAGGATGGTgttcaggagctggagcagggccagccccagaGGCAGCAACAGGCAGCCTGGAAGGCAGGGAGCCTGGACAGCccagccagtgctgcagagcccagcaggagGCAAAGCCCTAGAGGGGAGCAGCCACCCCTGGGCCAGCCTGGTGCTGCCAGCCAG ctccatgTTGGGGTGcgctgccaggcactggggccAGATGGGAGACAGGGGAGGCCACCAGTGG CGCCAGTGCCCACCCAGGATCTAGTAGGGACCCCAGCTCGCCTGAACACTCACCAGTGGGAGCAGGTGCCCTCCTCCTTGTGCCCAGCTGGCCCCACAG CGCCACGCTCCGCCGGACCCCCGCCGCCCTCCGCCGCCGGCTCGGTGCGGGAGCGCGCGCAGCGGTTTgggccggcgggggcgggcggcgcgggggggcgggccgggaccggggccggggccgcccaATGGCAGCGGgggccccgcacggccccgccggCGCCCGCTCAAAACGcgcggggcagcggcggcgcaGAGCAGCGCCCGGCTCCGCGCCCCACCGGCCGCCGCCTCGACGCCATGAAGACCTTCTTCACCATCGAGATCAAGGATGGGCGTGTGCAGCCCCTCGCGCCCCGCATCACGGCCGCCCCCAGCAGCCAGCGGGCAG AGGTGACCCTGGGGCTGCGGAGCACCCCCATCCGCATCACCACCATCCCCAGCAGTGTCAGCAGTATCTGCAACATCAGCAGTGTCAGCAGCAATGTCACCAAG ATGGATCCGGAGGTggtggagcagccccaggttCTGAGGCTGGAGCCAGAGCTGCCCAACGGCATGGAGAAGGTGCAAGTGAGGGAGGTAGAGAGAAGGAGCAAGCTGAATGTCGAGGAGCTGAGCAGGATTGAGGATGAGGATGTTCTGGATAAGATG ctggatCGGACAACAGACTTTGAGGAGCGACGGCTGATCCGAAATGCCATGCGGGAGCTGCGCCAGCGCAAGCGAG ACCAGCGGGAGAAGGAGCGAGACCAGCGGCTGCAGGAGGCTAGGAGCCAGGCTACGGCAGGAAGGGCTGGCCACGCCACCGAGACCACCACCACGCAGAGCACTCAGTCAGCTGACGGCTCAGCGCGCAGCACCGTCACCAAGACTGAGCGTCTCGTCCAGTCTA GTGATGGCACCAAGACCTCCCGTACCACAACCATGGAGTCGAGTTATGTGAAGAGATCGGACA gtGGCAACAGCACATTTGTTCAAACCAAATCATCCTACAGCTCCTCGTCCAAGAAGACCGGCAG CGTCTTCGACCGTGAAGATGAGAGTGCttccaggcagagcagcctggctgCACTGGAGCGGCGTCAGGCAGAGAAGAAGAAGGAGCTAATGAAGGCTCAGAGCCTGCCCAAGACCTCAACCTCACAGGCACGCAAGGCCATGatggagaagctgcagaaggaAGGCGGGAG CTCACCAAACCCTGCAGCATCACAGACCAGTGTGCAGCGCTCCTCCAGCTTTGGCGTGCCCAATGCCAACAGTATCAAGCAGATGTTGCTGGACTGGTGCAGAGCCAAGACCCGGGGCTACGAG CATGTAGACATCCAGAACTTCTCATCCAGCTGGAGTGATGGCATGGCCTTCTGTGCCTTGGTCCACAACTTCTTCCCTGATGCGTTTGACTACAGTAAGCTGACACCCCAGAACCGCCGCCACAACTTTGAGGTggccttctcttctgcaga GACGCTGGTGGACTGCGTGCCGCTGGTGGAGGTCGAAGACATGATGATCATGGGGAAGAAGCCAGACGCCAAGTGCGTCTTCACCTACGTGCAGTCCCTCTACAACCACCTGCGTCGCCACGAGTTGCGCATGCGGCAGAAAGAGTGCTAG
- the SMTN gene encoding smoothelin isoform X4: MSQESLLGMDEGALRKLLEATLDLAERRRIRSAIRELQRQELERDEEALASKRFRPERGSHRQDDKENWPRSQHLEEEQQAALAALSQELETITSVEELTKLLRAAGEYEERKVIRAAIRKLRAEEIEAATLAGNVQSSRRDGNEPRTVPGDAKSIQRDNAETPALTGSGESLGEGSTKPLGTTRRGESSRQDDAELPALAELEESGQQPPAQEPKVSADHEREDMVEQEHVPARMQELCSQQAGDPQKPSVQAPVPTQDLVGTPARLNTHQWEQVPSSLCPAGPTAPRSAGPPPPSAAGSVRERAQRFGPAGAGGAGGRAGTGAGAAQWQRGPRTAPPAPAQNARGSGGAEQRPAPRPTGRRLDAMKTFFTIEIKDGRVQPLAPRITAAPSSQRAEVTLGLRSTPIRITTIPSSVSSICNISSVSSNVTKDPCTHFEGTEEPSGPVAHPPTFSSTRQQSALHLSRTNSSMDPEVVEQPQVLRLEPELPNGMEKVQVREVERRSKLNVEELSRIEDEDVLDKMLDRTTDFEERRLIRNAMRELRQRKRDQREKERDQRLQEARSQATAGRAGHATETTTTQSTQSADGSARSTVTKTERLVQSSDGTKTSRTTTMESSYVKRSDSGNSTFVQTKSSYSSSSKKTGSVFDREDESASRQSSLAALERRQAEKKKELMKAQSLPKTSTSQARKAMMEKLQKEGGSSPNPAASQTSVQRSSSFGVPNANSIKQMLLDWCRAKTRGYEHVDIQNFSSSWSDGMAFCALVHNFFPDAFDYSKLTPQNRRHNFEVAFSSAETLVDCVPLVEVEDMMIMGKKPDAKCVFTYVQSLYNHLRRHELRMRQKEC, encoded by the exons ATGTCCCAGGAGAGTCTCCTCGGGATGGACGAGGGAGCGCTGCGGAAGCTG CTCGAGGCCACGCTGGACCTGGCTGAGCGGCGCCGCATCCGTTCGGCCATCCGGGAGCTGCAGCGGCAGGAGCTGGAGCGGGACGAGGAGGCGCTGGCATCCAAGCGCTTCCGCCCAGAGCGCGGCAGCCACAGACAGGACGACAAGGAGAACTGGCCACG GTCTCAGCAcctggaggaggagcagcaggcagcCCTGGCCGCCTTGTCCCAGGAGCTCGAAACAATCACCAGCGTGGAGGAGCTGACAAAACTG CTGCGGGCAGCGGGTGAGTATGAGGAGCGCAAGGTGATCCGAGCTGCCATCCGTAAGCTGCGGGCTGAGGAGATCGAAG CCGCGACACTGGCTGGGAATGTGCAGAGCAGCCGGAGGGATGGCAACGAGCCCCGCACTGTGCCTGGGGATGCGAAAAGTATCCAGAGGGACAATGCTGAAACACCAGCCCTTACTGGGAGTGGGGAAAGCCTTGGTGAGGGCAGCACCAAGCCCCTGGGCACAAccaggagaggggagagcagCCGTCAGGACGATGCAGAACTGCCGGCACTGGCTGAGCTAGAGGAGAGTGGgcagcagccccctgcccagGAGCCCAAAGTTTCGGCG gaCCATGAGCGAGAGGACATGGTGGAGCAGGAGCATGTCCCAGCCAGGatgcaggagctgtgcagccagcaGGCAGGAGACCCCCAGAAACCCAGTGTCCAGG CGCCAGTGCCCACCCAGGATCTAGTAGGGACCCCAGCTCGCCTGAACACTCACCAGTGGGAGCAGGTGCCCTCCTCCTTGTGCCCAGCTGGCCCCACAG CGCCACGCTCCGCCGGACCCCCGCCGCCCTCCGCCGCCGGCTCGGTGCGGGAGCGCGCGCAGCGGTTTgggccggcgggggcgggcggcgcgggggggcgggccgggaccggggccggggccgcccaATGGCAGCGGgggccccgcacggccccgccggCGCCCGCTCAAAACGcgcggggcagcggcggcgcaGAGCAGCGCCCGGCTCCGCGCCCCACCGGCCGCCGCCTCGACGCCATGAAGACCTTCTTCACCATCGAGATCAAGGATGGGCGTGTGCAGCCCCTCGCGCCCCGCATCACGGCCGCCCCCAGCAGCCAGCGGGCAG AGGTGACCCTGGGGCTGCGGAGCACCCCCATCCGCATCACCACCATCCCCAGCAGTGTCAGCAGTATCTGCAACATCAGCAGTGTCAGCAGCAATGTCACCAAG GACCCTTGCACCCACTTTGAGGGCACCGAGGAGCCCAGCGGCCCTGTGGCCCATCCACCCACTTTCTCCAGCACGCGCCAACAATCGGCCCTGCACCTCTCCCGGACCAACAGCAGC ATGGATCCGGAGGTggtggagcagccccaggttCTGAGGCTGGAGCCAGAGCTGCCCAACGGCATGGAGAAGGTGCAAGTGAGGGAGGTAGAGAGAAGGAGCAAGCTGAATGTCGAGGAGCTGAGCAGGATTGAGGATGAGGATGTTCTGGATAAGATG ctggatCGGACAACAGACTTTGAGGAGCGACGGCTGATCCGAAATGCCATGCGGGAGCTGCGCCAGCGCAAGCGAG ACCAGCGGGAGAAGGAGCGAGACCAGCGGCTGCAGGAGGCTAGGAGCCAGGCTACGGCAGGAAGGGCTGGCCACGCCACCGAGACCACCACCACGCAGAGCACTCAGTCAGCTGACGGCTCAGCGCGCAGCACCGTCACCAAGACTGAGCGTCTCGTCCAGTCTA GTGATGGCACCAAGACCTCCCGTACCACAACCATGGAGTCGAGTTATGTGAAGAGATCGGACA gtGGCAACAGCACATTTGTTCAAACCAAATCATCCTACAGCTCCTCGTCCAAGAAGACCGGCAG CGTCTTCGACCGTGAAGATGAGAGTGCttccaggcagagcagcctggctgCACTGGAGCGGCGTCAGGCAGAGAAGAAGAAGGAGCTAATGAAGGCTCAGAGCCTGCCCAAGACCTCAACCTCACAGGCACGCAAGGCCATGatggagaagctgcagaaggaAGGCGGGAG CTCACCAAACCCTGCAGCATCACAGACCAGTGTGCAGCGCTCCTCCAGCTTTGGCGTGCCCAATGCCAACAGTATCAAGCAGATGTTGCTGGACTGGTGCAGAGCCAAGACCCGGGGCTACGAG CATGTAGACATCCAGAACTTCTCATCCAGCTGGAGTGATGGCATGGCCTTCTGTGCCTTGGTCCACAACTTCTTCCCTGATGCGTTTGACTACAGTAAGCTGACACCCCAGAACCGCCGCCACAACTTTGAGGTggccttctcttctgcaga GACGCTGGTGGACTGCGTGCCGCTGGTGGAGGTCGAAGACATGATGATCATGGGGAAGAAGCCAGACGCCAAGTGCGTCTTCACCTACGTGCAGTCCCTCTACAACCACCTGCGTCGCCACGAGTTGCGCATGCGGCAGAAAGAGTGCTAG